The genomic DNA GAACATATTTCCCCCCCAACGCCAAATTTTTGCGATCGCCATCCTCACCTCCTTTGACATTCTCACGAATAGAATTCGTGAGATTCTCGCTTTATTGGGTGTGCCTGTGAAGAGATTCGCTATGCTAACCCATCCCCGGCAACATTCCCCTCAACGAGCATTTTTCCGCCCTGTGGTGGACGTACTTGCGACACCTCGATTCCAAACCACTTGTGCTGCTGCCACGTCTCGATGGGTTCGAGCGCCGCAGTGGAAGCAGAAATGAGTTCTTTGAGAAAGCGGCTTTTTCCCCGTATGGACACCACAATGGGGACAAATTTGACTGGTCTGTTTGGCCT from Geitlerinema sp. PCC 9228 includes the following:
- a CDS encoding zinc ribbon domain-containing protein codes for the protein MCPHCGVHTGKKPLSQRTHFCFHCGARTHRDVAAAQVVWNRGVASTSTTGRKNAR